The bacterium genome has a segment encoding these proteins:
- the ribD gene encoding bifunctional diaminohydroxyphosphoribosylaminopyrimidine deaminase/5-amino-6-(5-phosphoribosylamino)uracil reductase RibD produces MKRALQLASKGRRFVSPNPMVGAVVVRNGRIIGEGYHERYGQAHAEVNALRAAGDASHGATIYVTLEPCCHQGKTPPCVQALLDSGIVRVVIGSKDPNPLVNGKGIHILQAKGLQVKVGVLESYCRQLNEAYFHYITTGKPLITLKMAQTLDGRIATSTGHSKWITSEDSRVMAHRLRSRHDAVLVGIGTVLADDTQLSVRHVRGPSPRRIILDSRLRVPLDALMLSDKNPHLTILVTTSAASKEKINRITERGALVLVLPENELGWVNPDALWKKMAEMGITSVLVEGGSTVHTECLKRKNADRMVLFIAPKILGSGIDAIGDLGIRNINSALTLSEVRMRNFGEDIMIAGKINYSW; encoded by the coding sequence ATGAAGCGGGCGCTGCAGTTGGCCAGTAAAGGGCGCCGCTTCGTCAGCCCGAACCCCATGGTCGGCGCAGTAGTCGTCCGGAACGGCCGTATCATCGGCGAAGGCTATCATGAAAGATATGGACAGGCGCATGCGGAGGTCAACGCTCTGCGAGCAGCCGGAGACGCCAGCCACGGCGCAACGATCTATGTGACCCTGGAGCCTTGCTGTCATCAGGGCAAAACGCCGCCCTGTGTGCAGGCCCTGTTGGATTCCGGAATAGTCCGGGTGGTCATCGGCAGCAAAGATCCGAATCCGCTGGTGAACGGCAAGGGCATTCATATTTTGCAGGCCAAAGGCCTTCAGGTGAAGGTCGGTGTTTTGGAATCGTATTGCCGTCAATTGAACGAAGCCTATTTTCACTATATCACCACCGGCAAGCCGCTCATCACCCTCAAGATGGCGCAGACGCTCGACGGTCGCATTGCCACCAGTACCGGTCATTCTAAATGGATCACCTCGGAGGATTCCCGGGTGATGGCGCATCGCTTGCGCAGCCGTCATGACGCAGTGCTCGTCGGCATCGGCACGGTGCTGGCGGACGACACGCAGTTGAGCGTGCGTCATGTACGCGGGCCTTCGCCGCGCCGCATCATTCTGGACAGCCGTCTGCGCGTGCCTCTGGACGCTTTGATGCTGTCGGATAAAAATCCTCATTTGACGATCTTGGTGACGACCTCAGCCGCGTCCAAGGAAAAGATAAATCGCATCACCGAGCGCGGGGCGCTGGTTCTCGTGCTGCCGGAGAACGAGCTCGGCTGGGTGAATCCGGATGCGCTGTGGAAGAAAATGGCCGAGATGGGGATCACTTCAGTGCTGGTGGAAGGCGGCAGCACCGTGCATACCGAGTGTCTGAAGCGGAAAAACGCGGACCGTATGGTCTTGTTCATCGCTCCGAAAATTCTCGGCAGCGGCATCGACGCCATCGGCGATCTGGGCATTCGCAACATCAATTCCGCTCTAACGTTGTCCGAAGTGCGCATGCGCAACTTTGGCGAGGATATCATGATCGCCGGTAAAATCAACTATAGCTGGTAA